TTTATTTCTTACTTTGCTGTACTTTTCATTATAAAACAGGACTTCTCCGGTAACAGGCTTTATAAGGTTGAGCATTGTTTTAATTAATGTCGATTTTCCCGCACCGTTTGGACCTACAATAGCCATTAGAACTCCTTTTTTTACATTTAGTTCAACATCCCATAAAACTGGTTTGTCTTCGTAGGCTACTGTCAAATCCTCCACTTTTATAATTATTTCATTATTCTGTTTATTTTCCATATTATTTGCTGTTGTCATAACTTAACCTCTACATTCTTCTTTTTATCTTTATTATATACCTATTTTAATGCATTTGCTATTGTATCAGCATTTGCTTTTACTGTTTTTATATAAGATTCAGTATTATGTTCCTTATCTCCTAGTGAATCTGAATAAAGTTCTCCACCTATTTTTATTTCTTTTCCTTTTGCCTTTACTGCTTCCTGTAATGCTTCTATACTTTTTTTAGGTACTGAAGATTCTACGAAAATTGCCTTTATATCCCTTTCAACAATGAAGTTTGCCAGATCACTTATATTTTTAGTACCTGTTTCAGAATCTGTAGAAACTCCCTGTATTGCCTTAACTTCAAGTCCAAATTGTTTTCCAAAATATCCAAATGCATCATGTGCTGTTACAAGCACTCTACTTTTTTCAGGAATTTCGTTAATTCTTCCTTTTACATATTCAGTAAGTTCAGCTAATTCTTTTTTATAGTTTTCATAATTCTGTTTATAATAGTCAGCATTTTTAGAATCCATTTCTGCTAATTTATTTGTCAATGCTTCAGCTTCTTTTCCCCAGAATTCTGTATTAAACCATACATGCGGATCTGGAGTATTTCCTTCCACCATTGTAACTTGACTTTTATCTATTGCTTCTCCTACATTAAGTATAGCTTTTTTCTGTTGTTCCATACTTTCAAATACTTCTGTCATTTTTCCTTCCAAATGAAGGCCACCATAAACAATTAAATCAGCTTTTGAAAGTTTATCAACATCTCCTGCACTAGCTGTATAAAGGTGTGGGTCTACTCCTTCTCCCATAAGCCCTTCAACTTCAACTTTATCTCCACCGATTATTCTGCTAAGATCTGCAAGCATTGTTGTTGTTGTAACAATTTTTATTTTTTTATCTCCATTTCCTGACTGAGCATTATCCTTTGCATCTCCACTTTTACTTCCACAATTTATTAGTGCAAATATCATTAATCCAAACATTATTACAAATTTAAAGTTCTTTTTTATATTTAACAGATTATTGTTCATACTTATCATTCTCCTTCGTATTTTTTTCTATAAATTTCTATTAGTTTAGCCGCATCATATGCGATTATTTTCGTTTTTTTATTACTATTCTCCAGATAAATCGGTCCATTAAAAGGATCTTTTTTTGTAACTTTATAACTTTCTTTTATTGTTATATCCATTTCTCTTAGATAATCGTATAATTCTATATTATCTTCTACACTTAATATTACTATTTCATCATCTTCTTCTGCCTCAGACAGTTTCATCATATTTTCTTCACTAAATTCATCACTGTCATAAAATATTGGACTTCCATGTGGACATTCTTTCGGATAGAAAAGAAATTTCTCAAGTTTTTGCAACATTTTTTCACTTGTTACATGTTCGAGAACTTCTGCTTCTTCATGTATTTCATCCTTATCATATCCTAGCTTTTCTACAAGGAATACTTCCCATACCCTGTGTTTTCTTATGATGTTTACTGCAATATCACTTCCTTTCTTAGTAAGCTTAATATTCCTGCCTTCTGAAATTAAATAATTTTCATTTGAAAGCTTTTTTATCATTTCGCTTACTGATGCAGGTGAAATATTCAGATATTCTGCTAAATTTTTATTTGAATACTGTTTTCTTTTTTTCAGGAGATATATTCCTTTTAGATAGTCTTCTAAACTTTTGCTCATTACCACTCCTTTCCACTTATCTTAACCAAGCCTAATTATTAATTAGGTTATCCTAATTTCTTTTATATGTTACCACTACTTACTTAAATTGTCAAGCCTTTTTTAAATTCTTATAAATAAAAAAAGAAACTGTTTTGAATAGATTTTAAACAGTTTCCTTCTGATACAGCTTCAATAAATAAAATCAAATAAATTTTATTTAAATGTAGATTAATATTATTTTTTAGAAACAACTACATTATCTACATTTGACCCAAGTTCTTTTTCAGCAATTAAATCTTCCAGATTTTCTTTTACTGTTACTAATTCCTCAAGACTCATATTTTCATAACTTGTCTGATTGGAGCTTTTTACATTTATACCTTGTTTTCTTAAAAAATCATCTATTTTATTTTGATTTTTTTTATACAGATAATATGTCACTGCTACTGCTCCAACTCCTGCTACTGCACCTATAAGATGCTCCTTTTTTACATTTCCAAATCCTATCATTTTTACCTCCTAAATTTTTATTGTAATGTTATATATCTATCATTCATATCATTACTTATTTTATTATAAAAAAATATATGATATATTAAATCATTTAAATTTTCAATTGAATTATCATCCTGTATATTTGCAATATAATGACACTTATTGTTTTCATCTTTTAATCTGTAAATTCTAACTATTTTATCTGAATGACTCCGTATTATAAGGTGTCTTCCGAACGTAGTCAGCCACATTAAAATTATTGTAATAACAGATTTATTATTAAAATATGATTTTAGCAAATATATTGCTGGTAAAATTTCAATATCAAAAAATCCTTTTCTCTTTGTATCACTGTAAGCATGTTCGATTATCGCTGCAGTTGTCAGTATTAATGCCGAATTATTCATACCTGTTTGCAGATTCTTCAATTTTCTTCCACCT
This portion of the Leptotrichia sp. oral taxon 215 str. W9775 genome encodes:
- a CDS encoding metal ABC transporter solute-binding protein, Zn/Mn family translates to MKKNFKFVIMFGLMIFALINCGSKSGDAKDNAQSGNGDKKIKIVTTTTMLADLSRIIGGDKVEVEGLMGEGVDPHLYTASAGDVDKLSKADLIVYGGLHLEGKMTEVFESMEQQKKAILNVGEAIDKSQVTMVEGNTPDPHVWFNTEFWGKEAEALTNKLAEMDSKNADYYKQNYENYKKELAELTEYVKGRINEIPEKSRVLVTAHDAFGYFGKQFGLEVKAIQGVSTDSETGTKNISDLANFIVERDIKAIFVESSVPKKSIEALQEAVKAKGKEIKIGGELYSDSLGDKEHNTESYIKTVKANADTIANALK
- a CDS encoding metal-dependent transcriptional regulator, whose product is MSKSLEDYLKGIYLLKKRKQYSNKNLAEYLNISPASVSEMIKKLSNENYLISEGRNIKLTKKGSDIAVNIIRKHRVWEVFLVEKLGYDKDEIHEEAEVLEHVTSEKMLQKLEKFLFYPKECPHGSPIFYDSDEFSEENMMKLSEAEEDDEIVILSVEDNIELYDYLREMDITIKESYKVTKKDPFNGPIYLENSNKKTKIIAYDAAKLIEIYRKKYEGE